The Brassica napus cultivar Da-Ae chromosome C7, Da-Ae, whole genome shotgun sequence genome has a segment encoding these proteins:
- the LOC125589716 gene encoding uncharacterized protein LOC125589716: protein MNPTSKNLFRASRPTFRLDGTPEIIIPAKVLELGPENVGEYVIGLFHWCSIPSGGLMHVVVNYLWGRSCKIVSQKLGESSYLFHVLHKETRNWIIQRSVWHVEDCLVFVALWNPVGSLKIPEISTVPAWMTLKNIPTSCYSRLGISHIASGLGEPMLTHKPRLDPFNIEKAKILVEIELDKNFPKKIALDDKLGNIFLVDLVYSWSPSTCERYESLGHKAKMCLLKEDKIILPNESRQDQDVVDINSLLVNTESSKETLEINMPKVIEDILSIQTVAKS, encoded by the coding sequence ATGAACCCGACTTCCAAAAACTTGTTTCGTGCTTCCAGACCAACTTTCAGACTTGATGGCACTCCTGAGATCATCATCCCAGCTAAGGTACTTGAACTTGGCCCTGAGAATGTAGGAGAATATGTAATCGGGCTATTTCATTGGTGTTCTATTCCCTCTGGTGGTCTAATGCATGTTGTTGTTAACTATCTATGGGGTAGAAGTTGCAAAATTGTTAGTCAGAAATTAGGAGAATCATCATATCTTTTCCATGTTCTGCACAAGGAGACAAGGAATTGGATTATTCAGCGAAGTGTTTGGCATGTAGAAGACTGCTTAGTGTTTGTTGCCCTTTGGAATCCAGTAGGTTCATTAAAAATCCCTGAAATCTCCACTGTCCCAGCTTGGATGACTTTAAAGAATATCCCAACAAGTTGTTATTCCAGACTTGGGATTTCTCACATTGCTTCTGGTCTTGGTGAGCCTATGCTTACTCACAAGCCAAGGCTAGATCCGTTCAACATAGAAAAGGCTAAGATTTTGGTGGAAATTGAGCTTGACAagaattttcccaaaaaaattGCATTGGATGATAAGCTTGGTAACATATTTTTGGTTGATTTGGTTTACTCTTGGAGTCCATCAACTTGTGAAAGATATGAGAGCTTAGGTCACAAAGCAAAAATGTGTTTACTTAAAGAAGACAAGATTATTCTCCCTAATGAAAGTAGACAAGACCAGGATGTGGTTGATATCAACTCGTTGTTGGTAAACACTGAATCTAGTAAAGAGACACTAGAGATCAACATGCCTAAGGTGATCGAAGATATCCTGTCAATTCAAACAGTAGCTAAGTCTTGA